A stretch of DNA from Rhodothermales bacterium:
AATCCACGATGATCTCGTGGGGGGCGACACCCCGTTCGAAGGCATGGGCGACGCCATCTGGCACGCCGACCGCTTCCTGTTGTGGGGCGGATACGGGTTCCGGACCAGTCCCCACGCCTACGATGTCATTGCAAGGCACCTGGACGTCCCCATCCTGCTGCTCTACCTGGACGACCCGGACTTCTACCACCTGGATACGTGTCTGTGCGTGTTGGATGCGGATCACGCCATCGTTTTCCCGGGGGCCTTCAATACCGTGGGCATGGAACTCCTGCGGCATTTTTTCCGGGTCGTGATTGAGGCTCCGGAAGATGAGGCGCGTCACCTGTTCGCGTGCAACGCCACGTGCCCTGACGGGCATCACGTCATCATCCAGGAAGGATGCGTCGAGACGTGCCGCCAACTCCGCGAGCACGGATTCGAACCGGTCGAGGTCGACACGGGCGAATTCCTGAAGTCCGGCGGTTCGGTTTATTGCATGAAGCAGCTGTTCTGGTAGTAGGCTGCGGCTCTACCGAAGGGTGTATCGCGCCGCAAACAATACATGCCGCGTGGCCATCGGGAAGTACTGCGGCCCGACGGCGCCCACGTTCCCCCAGCTCAGGACCCGGTTGTCAAACGCGTTGTTCAGGTCGGCCGACAGGCGCAGGGACTTCCACGTATACGACGCCGTGACATCCACGATGGTGCAGGCGGGCAAGGGCGGAATGCCCTGAGCGCCCACCGCGTTGTCTATGTACTGCTCCCCGACGTGCGACAGCATGCCGGTCAGCGTCGCGGGCCCGTGTGTCCACGTCAGCATGAGATTGGCCGATGCGTCCGGAAAGCCGGCAATCGGATTGCCATCCCGCACCGCCGGCGAACCATCCGCCAGGAATTCCGTGAACCTGACCAGGCGATTCCGGCTGAAGGTCACATTGCCGCTCGCATCGAGTCCGGGCGCAAGGCGGATGCCCCCATCGATCTCCAGGCCGGCATGACGCGTCCGGTCCGCATTGCCTGTCCGGGGGACGCCGAACTGGTCCAGGCCCCCGCTCGGCACGATTTCGTCCGTGAAGCGCATGTGGAATACCGTG
This window harbors:
- a CDS encoding arginine deiminase-related protein, which gives rise to MIHRDLASVRFTLDECPRIPLPKRVLMTSPAHFDVVYVINPHMQGNVGDVDPIRAREQWVSVRDAFTACGLEMHEIPGQSGLPDMVFCANQTLPAIRPGGGARELILSRMYAEQRRGEVTHYDRFFREQGYEIHDDLVGGDTPFEGMGDAIWHADRFLLWGGYGFRTSPHAYDVIARHLDVPILLLYLDDPDFYHLDTCLCVLDADHAIVFPGAFNTVGMELLRHFFRVVIEAPEDEARHLFACNATCPDGHHVIIQEGCVETCRQLREHGFEPVEVDTGEFLKSGGSVYCMKQLFW